A single Sutterella megalosphaeroides DNA region contains:
- a CDS encoding TonB family protein, which yields MKTSPSLPKKHSDARRHRHSFLIACSIYAPLTALAFFGLTVNAPLPAGEPLPMTIAFAQIAGAAAPAGAPAAETAPPEPAEEIVDEPAPELQPEPEPEATPPEPEPEPVPEPESEPEVIPEPAPKPEPKPQPKPKPVEKKVEKPVEKKAPKPEAKPAPAAETPKAATTQPLPPGVVPQTGGTPAAGEAGIATLVHGETNDPFLADVKRLIESNLVYPRKARRFGKEGTALVQFTVANDGRLSELVIHTSSGEGMLDRAALAAVTKAESLWGAPGRTVRLRLPVAFRLKNS from the coding sequence ATGAAAACTTCACCATCGCTGCCGAAAAAGCACAGTGACGCGCGACGCCACCGGCACTCGTTCCTGATCGCCTGCTCGATCTACGCACCTCTTACCGCCCTCGCCTTCTTCGGCTTGACGGTCAACGCACCGCTTCCCGCGGGAGAGCCCCTCCCGATGACGATTGCGTTCGCGCAGATAGCGGGGGCCGCCGCCCCCGCCGGCGCCCCTGCGGCGGAAACGGCACCGCCCGAACCCGCAGAAGAGATCGTCGACGAGCCCGCTCCCGAGCTGCAGCCGGAACCGGAACCCGAAGCGACGCCTCCGGAGCCCGAGCCCGAACCGGTTCCGGAGCCTGAGTCCGAACCCGAGGTTATTCCGGAGCCCGCTCCGAAGCCCGAGCCCAAGCCTCAACCCAAACCGAAACCCGTCGAGAAGAAAGTCGAGAAGCCCGTCGAAAAGAAGGCGCCGAAGCCCGAAGCGAAGCCCGCACCGGCCGCCGAAACACCGAAGGCCGCAACGACGCAACCCCTGCCTCCGGGCGTCGTTCCCCAAACGGGGGGCACTCCCGCCGCGGGCGAAGCGGGCATTGCGACGCTCGTGCACGGGGAGACGAACGATCCGTTCCTTGCCGACGTGAAGCGTTTGATCGAATCGAACCTCGTCTATCCTCGCAAGGCGCGCCGTTTCGGCAAAGAGGGTACCGCCCTCGTGCAGTTCACGGTCGCCAACGACGGACGGCTTTCCGAACTCGTCATCCACACGTCTTCGGGCGAAGGGATGCTCGACCGCGCGGCGCTTGCCGCCGTCACGAAGGCCGAGTCGCTCTGGGGAGCTCCGGGTCGCACGGTGCGTCTGCGCCTTCCAGTCGCTTTCCGCCTCAAAAATTCGTAA
- the exbD gene encoding TonB system transport protein ExbD: MIEIPKKEPLNIVPFIDIMLVLLAMVLSISTFIAKGEIPIDLPKANSASAPSANASPVLLQIDAAGDIFWNDEKYELERLDEVVRGLKPEERVLLRIDKAATFDRFIQVIDLFKTHGHENFTIAAEKAQ, encoded by the coding sequence ATGATCGAAATTCCGAAAAAGGAACCGCTCAACATCGTTCCCTTCATCGACATCATGCTCGTCCTTCTGGCGATGGTCCTCTCGATTTCGACCTTCATCGCCAAGGGCGAAATCCCGATCGATCTGCCGAAGGCGAATTCCGCGAGCGCGCCGAGCGCGAACGCCTCGCCCGTGCTGCTGCAGATCGATGCGGCAGGCGACATTTTCTGGAACGACGAAAAGTACGAACTCGAACGCCTCGACGAGGTCGTACGCGGCCTGAAGCCCGAAGAACGCGTGCTTTTGCGCATCGACAAGGCGGCGACCTTCGACCGCTTCATCCAGGTGATCGACCTTTTCAAGACGCACGGCCATGAAAACTTCACCATCGCTGCCGAAAAAGCACAGTGA
- the exbB gene encoding TonB-system energizer ExbB — protein MEFLKESIDYIIFAVLGLMGFVTVWLTIERVMFLKRLDPSDYATKDEWDEALTNNLTTLYIIYSNAPYVGLLGTVIGIMITFYDMGMSGNIDAGHIMTGLSLALKATALGLAVAIPTLIVYNALQRRINVLSARWKPREVEA, from the coding sequence GTGGAATTTCTCAAAGAAAGCATCGATTACATCATCTTCGCCGTGCTCGGTCTCATGGGCTTCGTCACCGTCTGGCTCACGATCGAACGCGTGATGTTTCTCAAGCGACTCGATCCGTCGGACTACGCGACGAAGGACGAGTGGGACGAAGCGCTCACGAACAATCTCACGACGCTCTACATCATTTATTCGAACGCCCCCTACGTGGGTCTTCTCGGCACGGTGATCGGCATCATGATCACGTTCTACGACATGGGAATGAGCGGCAACATCGACGCGGGCCACATCATGACGGGGCTCTCGCTCGCTCTCAAGGCCACCGCTCTCGGTCTTGCGGTCGCGATTCCGACCCTCATCGTCTACAACGCCCTGCAGCGTCGCATCAACGTGCTTTCCGCCCGCTGGAAGCCCCGGGAGGTCGAAGCATGA
- a CDS encoding TonB-dependent receptor domain-containing protein has translation MTTSKTTPILSLALLSCAVSAAWATEAGYTTLDESVVSASGYEQDTREAPASISITTERELQTKPVTDLGSAVGDVPGVDVAQTKMGNSTVSIRGFDAAYTLFMIDGKRQNVSTAMIDNGFDPTSAFIPPVGMIERIEVLRGPASVAWGSDAVGGVVNVITKRHPDRLTGSITIDGTIQQHDEYGNRGGSSFYLGVPLKDGVASLTMRGRYQKSGKDEITAPNGQYATHSSTETYLGNFGARLNLTVDPENFFYVDGDFSRFQGGSMQTSSSSIQSRRWYQKYNFLAAHEGTYDFGRTETYVMANGLDLLRTQSSLNPWSSGNNAVASTTEGSWNDPLRSTWSYTAATKFTSPVEFDAYGSMMVTGGLEGTYETFKDTQTEIIRDKTLDQSVISAFLESEYFMTEQWIATVGGRATWSDIFGAHFSPRAFLVYKPLEALSFKGGVSAGYKTPNVKQLTNGAFSGTQAGDRTFGNPDLKPEESWSYELSTTLDIARAAQLTVGGFYTDFKNMIATEDMTGADHIGSDGKADKIQINYGSVRTRGIEVLLKTASFHGWSFSTGYTLTDAEIRDGASRGKRPNELPKHSWQNRLDYANGNFSAYLKSTSKFDMAVTSTKGAPTSDTYNDVTIVDLGASYGFMKNHRISVAVNNVLDQSTTDWEAIESKGKVSYANRYSDMVDGRNLWVSYTYSF, from the coding sequence ATGACGACTTCGAAGACCACCCCCATTCTTTCTCTCGCTCTTCTTTCCTGCGCGGTTTCCGCCGCCTGGGCGACCGAGGCGGGCTACACCACGCTTGACGAATCCGTCGTTTCCGCTTCGGGCTACGAGCAGGACACCCGCGAAGCACCCGCGAGCATCTCCATTACGACCGAGCGCGAACTGCAGACCAAGCCCGTGACCGACCTCGGCTCCGCCGTGGGTGACGTGCCGGGCGTGGACGTCGCGCAGACGAAGATGGGCAACAGCACGGTGTCGATCCGCGGGTTCGACGCCGCCTACACGCTCTTCATGATCGACGGCAAGCGTCAGAACGTCAGCACGGCGATGATCGACAACGGGTTCGATCCGACCTCGGCCTTCATTCCGCCCGTCGGCATGATCGAGCGCATCGAAGTGCTGCGCGGCCCCGCCTCGGTCGCCTGGGGGTCGGATGCCGTGGGCGGCGTCGTGAACGTCATCACGAAGCGTCACCCCGATCGTCTCACCGGGAGCATCACGATCGACGGCACGATTCAGCAACACGACGAGTACGGAAACCGCGGCGGTTCGAGCTTCTACCTCGGCGTCCCCCTGAAAGATGGGGTCGCGTCGCTGACGATGCGCGGCCGCTACCAGAAGTCTGGCAAGGATGAAATCACCGCCCCGAACGGCCAGTACGCCACGCACTCCTCGACCGAAACCTACCTCGGGAATTTCGGCGCGCGCCTCAACCTCACGGTCGACCCGGAAAACTTCTTCTACGTCGACGGCGACTTCTCGCGCTTCCAGGGCGGCTCCATGCAAACGAGTTCCTCGAGCATTCAGTCGCGTCGCTGGTACCAGAAGTACAACTTCCTCGCCGCTCACGAAGGGACGTACGACTTCGGCCGCACGGAAACCTACGTGATGGCCAACGGGCTCGATCTTCTGCGCACGCAATCGTCCCTCAACCCCTGGTCTTCCGGCAACAACGCGGTTGCGAGCACGACGGAAGGCTCCTGGAACGATCCCCTGCGTTCGACCTGGAGCTACACGGCCGCAACGAAATTCACCTCCCCCGTCGAATTCGACGCCTACGGGAGCATGATGGTGACGGGCGGGCTCGAAGGCACCTACGAAACCTTCAAGGACACGCAAACGGAAATCATCCGCGACAAGACGCTCGATCAGTCGGTGATCTCCGCCTTCCTCGAGTCCGAATACTTCATGACCGAGCAGTGGATCGCCACGGTGGGCGGTCGTGCGACCTGGAGCGACATCTTCGGCGCTCACTTCTCGCCGCGCGCCTTCCTCGTTTATAAGCCCCTCGAAGCGCTCAGCTTCAAGGGCGGCGTTTCCGCGGGCTACAAGACCCCGAACGTCAAGCAGCTCACGAACGGCGCCTTCAGCGGGACGCAGGCCGGCGACCGTACGTTCGGCAACCCCGACCTGAAGCCCGAAGAAAGCTGGAGCTACGAACTCTCCACGACGCTCGACATCGCGCGCGCCGCGCAGCTGACGGTCGGGGGCTTCTACACCGACTTCAAGAACATGATCGCGACCGAAGACATGACGGGCGCCGACCACATCGGCTCGGACGGCAAGGCCGACAAGATCCAGATCAACTACGGGAGCGTGCGTACGCGCGGCATCGAAGTCCTTCTCAAGACGGCGAGCTTCCACGGTTGGTCCTTCTCGACGGGCTACACCCTGACGGACGCCGAAATCCGCGACGGCGCGAGCCGCGGCAAGCGCCCGAACGAGCTTCCGAAGCACAGCTGGCAGAATCGCCTCGACTACGCGAACGGCAACTTCAGCGCCTACCTGAAGTCGACGTCGAAGTTCGACATGGCGGTCACCTCGACGAAGGGCGCGCCGACTTCGGACACCTACAACGACGTGACGATCGTGGATCTCGGCGCCTCGTACGGCTTCATGAAGAACCACCGCATCTCGGTGGCGGTCAACAACGTGCTCGACCAGTCGACGACCGACTGGGAAGCCATCGAGTCGAAGGGCAAGGTCTCCTACGCGAACCGCTACAGCGACATGGTCGACGGGCGCAACCTCTGGGTGTCCTACACCTACAGCTTCTAA
- a CDS encoding ABC transporter permease: protein MTRSTYCLLALTLLLSAASLFVGAADISLAQILSGDVEALHVLVTSRLPRLLAVLCTGAGMSIAGLIMQQLCANKFVSPTTGATISSAQFGILLALLFLPDAGIWGRALFAFAAAMLGTWVFVWFVMRLPMKDVVLVPLVGIMFGNVIGGITNFLAFRFDMTQALSTWMVGHFSLVLKGNYELVWLSLPLIALAFVFSSHFNIVGMGKDFSRNLGVRYETVLFMGLSIAAMITASIVTVVGSISYIGLIVPNVVSLFKGDNLKATLADTALFGALFVLTCDLAGRLIIAPYELPIELIVGSVGSLLFIGLVFYRLKFGRRSIDRDVLLKLFGLTRDRNPNLCGGCRQ from the coding sequence ATGACGAGATCCACTTACTGCCTCCTCGCCTTGACGCTTCTTCTTTCGGCAGCTTCCCTTTTCGTGGGTGCGGCCGACATTTCGCTCGCGCAGATCCTTTCGGGCGACGTCGAAGCGCTTCACGTTCTTGTGACTTCGCGCCTGCCGCGTCTTCTGGCCGTGCTGTGTACGGGGGCGGGCATGAGTATTGCGGGTCTCATCATGCAGCAGCTCTGCGCGAACAAGTTCGTCTCGCCCACGACGGGCGCGACGATTTCCTCGGCGCAGTTCGGGATTCTTCTCGCGCTTCTTTTTCTCCCCGACGCGGGCATCTGGGGGCGAGCGCTCTTTGCGTTTGCGGCCGCCATGCTCGGCACCTGGGTGTTCGTGTGGTTCGTGATGCGACTTCCGATGAAGGACGTCGTGCTCGTGCCGCTCGTCGGGATCATGTTCGGGAACGTGATCGGAGGGATCACGAACTTTCTCGCTTTCCGCTTCGACATGACGCAGGCGCTCTCGACCTGGATGGTCGGGCACTTCTCGCTTGTTCTCAAAGGGAATTACGAGCTCGTCTGGCTCTCGCTCCCTTTGATCGCGCTTGCTTTCGTTTTTTCGAGTCACTTCAACATCGTCGGCATGGGGAAGGATTTCTCCCGCAATCTCGGCGTTCGCTACGAAACGGTGCTCTTCATGGGGCTCAGCATCGCCGCGATGATCACGGCCTCGATCGTGACCGTCGTGGGGTCGATTTCCTACATCGGTCTCATCGTTCCGAACGTCGTGAGCCTTTTCAAGGGGGACAACCTCAAGGCGACGCTTGCCGACACGGCGCTTTTCGGCGCGCTCTTCGTGCTGACGTGCGACCTGGCGGGCCGCCTCATCATCGCCCCCTACGAACTTCCGATCGAATTGATCGTGGGCTCCGTCGGCAGCCTCCTCTTCATCGGGCTCGTCTTCTACCGCCTGAAGTTCGGCCGCCGCTCGATCGACCGCGACGTGCTTTTGAAGCTCTTCGGTCTCACCCGTGACCGCAACCCCAATCTCTGCGGAGGCTGCCGCCAATGA
- a CDS encoding iron chelate uptake ABC transporter family permease subunit: MSAMESVQSLEPVRALPAACGPDAKSAARARSRRIAIGMTALAAATLAAVFAYQFAFVNPKYFEYAMSLRWPRLAAMLTAAFAISAASLVFQTIIRNTIVTPCLLGMNSLYVLVHTGVFFFFGAGSAFATDPQLAFFLDIVVMGVVATFVYNTIFEKTGGNVLYVLLIGTVLSTFFSSVQSSITRIMDPNEYDALLTSLVASFTNVNASVLIPGVLLLAAIGLWLRRDLALLDVIALGREPAVSLGVDYERTVRRLMTGVALSIAVATALVGPLSFLGLITANLSRRIFRTYRHDVLIAGSVFVGMFILTAGQFLVEHAANYSVPVSVFVTVGGGIYFLYLILTTTRNR; this comes from the coding sequence ATGAGTGCCATGGAATCCGTTCAGTCCCTCGAACCCGTTCGGGCCCTGCCCGCTGCTTGCGGTCCCGACGCGAAAAGCGCGGCGCGGGCGCGCTCCCGCCGCATCGCGATCGGCATGACGGCACTTGCGGCGGCGACGCTTGCCGCGGTGTTCGCCTACCAGTTCGCGTTCGTCAATCCGAAGTACTTCGAGTACGCGATGAGCCTGCGCTGGCCGCGCTTGGCCGCGATGCTCACCGCCGCCTTCGCGATTTCCGCGGCGTCGCTCGTCTTCCAAACGATCATCCGCAACACGATCGTGACGCCGTGCCTCTTGGGCATGAATTCGCTCTACGTGCTCGTTCACACCGGGGTCTTCTTTTTCTTCGGTGCGGGAAGCGCCTTTGCGACCGATCCGCAGCTTGCGTTCTTCCTCGACATCGTGGTGATGGGTGTGGTGGCGACCTTCGTCTACAACACGATTTTCGAAAAGACGGGCGGGAACGTCCTCTACGTCCTTCTGATCGGCACCGTCCTTTCGACCTTCTTTTCGAGCGTGCAGTCTTCGATCACCCGCATCATGGACCCGAACGAATACGACGCGCTTCTGACGAGCCTCGTCGCGAGCTTCACGAACGTGAACGCGTCGGTGCTGATTCCGGGCGTTCTTCTTCTGGCGGCGATCGGCCTTTGGCTGCGGCGCGACCTCGCACTGCTTGACGTCATCGCTCTCGGGCGAGAGCCCGCCGTGAGTCTCGGCGTCGACTACGAGCGCACCGTACGGCGCCTCATGACGGGCGTCGCGCTTTCGATTGCCGTCGCGACGGCGCTCGTCGGACCGCTTTCTTTCCTCGGCCTCATCACGGCGAACCTTTCGCGACGGATCTTCCGTACGTACCGCCACGACGTTCTCATCGCGGGGTCGGTCTTCGTCGGGATGTTCATCCTGACGGCCGGGCAGTTCCTCGTCGAACACGCCGCCAACTACAGCGTTCCCGTGAGCGTATTCGTAACGGTGGGCGGCGGCATTTACTTCCTCTACCTCATTCTCACGACGACTCGAAACCGTTGA